The following are encoded in a window of Citrobacter freundii genomic DNA:
- the fepD gene encoding Fe(3+)-siderophore ABC transporter permease: protein MSCSVSATRAFAVPGLLLLLVVTTVLSLVIGARSLPASVVLDALTGSCHSADCTIVLDARLPRTLAGLLAGGALGLAGALMQTLTRNPLADPGILGVNSGASFAIVLGASLFGFSSPQEQLLMAFSGALAASLIVAFTGSQGGGQLSPVRLTLAGVALGAVLEGLSSGIALLNPDVYDQLRFWQAGSLDIRSLQTLKVVLIPVLIAGAVALFLSRGLNSLSLGTDTATALGSKVARTQFIGLLVITVLCGSATAIVGPIAFIGLMMPHMARWLVGADHRWSLPVTLLATPSLLLIADIIGRLIVPGELRVSVVSAFIGAPVLIFLVRRKQRGGGA, encoded by the coding sequence ATGTCATGCTCTGTTTCCGCGACACGCGCCTTTGCCGTGCCCGGACTGTTGTTATTACTTGTTGTCACCACGGTATTAAGTCTGGTTATTGGCGCCAGGTCGCTCCCTGCCTCCGTGGTGCTGGATGCGCTCACCGGCAGTTGTCATAGCGCTGATTGCACCATTGTGCTGGACGCGCGGCTCCCGCGTACGCTAGCAGGATTGCTCGCAGGCGGCGCGCTGGGACTGGCGGGTGCCTTGATGCAAACGCTGACCCGGAATCCGCTGGCCGACCCCGGTATTCTTGGCGTCAATTCTGGTGCCAGCTTCGCCATTGTGCTGGGGGCCTCGCTGTTCGGTTTCTCCTCCCCGCAAGAGCAACTGCTGATGGCCTTTTCCGGGGCGCTAGCCGCGTCGCTGATTGTCGCCTTTACCGGCAGCCAGGGGGGTGGTCAGCTCAGCCCGGTTCGCCTGACGCTGGCTGGCGTGGCGCTGGGGGCAGTACTGGAGGGATTATCCAGCGGCATCGCCCTGCTCAACCCTGACGTCTACGATCAACTGCGTTTCTGGCAGGCCGGTTCGCTGGACATTCGCAGTCTGCAAACCCTGAAAGTGGTCCTGATCCCGGTACTGATCGCCGGAGCCGTAGCCCTGTTCCTCAGCCGTGGTCTGAACAGTCTGAGCCTGGGCACGGATACCGCCACTGCGCTGGGCAGTAAAGTCGCCCGTACGCAGTTTATCGGTCTGCTGGTAATCACCGTCCTGTGCGGAAGCGCGACCGCGATTGTCGGCCCTATCGCTTTTATCGGCCTGATGATGCCGCATATGGCGCGCTGGCTGGTGGGAGCCGATCACCGCTGGTCGCTGCCCGTCACCTTACTGGCAACGCCTTCCCTGCTGTTAATTGCCGATATTATCGGTCGCCTGATTGTGCCCGGTGAGCTACGCGTATCGGTGGTCAGTGCGTTTATCGGCGCGCCGGTGCTTATTTTTCTGGTACGCCGTAAGCAGCGTGGAGGTGGCGCATGA
- the fepG gene encoding iron-enterobactin ABC transporter permease: MMHLSRRLMISCLLLVVGCIAVGLWSLRSGVVTLETQQIIAALLGDAPRNITLVVTEWRLPRVLMALLIGAALGVSGAIFQSLMRNPLGSPDVMGFNTGAWSGVLVAMVLFGQHLTAIALAAMLGGVLTSLVVWALAWRNGIETFRLIIIGIGIRAMLVAFNTWLLLKASLETALTAGLWNAGSLNGLTWAKTWPSAPLIILMLVCATLLVRRLRLLEMGDDSACALGVSVERSRLMMMLVAVVLTAAATALAGPISFIALVAPHIARRLSGTARWGLTQSALCGALLLLTADLCAQQLFLPYQLPVGVVTVSLGGIYLIVLLIQESRKK; this comes from the coding sequence ATGATGCACCTTTCTCGTCGACTGATGATCAGTTGCCTGCTGCTGGTTGTGGGCTGTATCGCCGTCGGATTATGGAGCCTGCGTAGCGGCGTTGTGACGCTGGAAACGCAGCAGATCATTGCCGCCCTGCTGGGCGATGCACCGCGCAACATTACGCTGGTGGTGACGGAATGGCGTTTACCGCGCGTGCTGATGGCACTACTGATTGGCGCGGCTCTGGGCGTCAGTGGCGCAATATTCCAGTCACTGATGCGTAACCCGCTGGGCAGCCCGGACGTGATGGGCTTCAATACCGGCGCCTGGAGCGGCGTGCTGGTGGCGATGGTGCTATTTGGCCAGCATCTTACCGCCATTGCGCTGGCGGCCATGCTCGGCGGGGTCCTGACCTCGCTGGTCGTCTGGGCGCTGGCCTGGCGCAACGGTATAGAAACGTTCCGCCTGATTATCATCGGCATCGGCATTCGCGCCATGCTGGTGGCGTTTAACACCTGGCTGCTACTGAAAGCCTCCTTAGAAACCGCGCTGACGGCCGGACTGTGGAACGCCGGATCGCTCAATGGTCTGACTTGGGCGAAAACCTGGCCATCCGCGCCGCTGATTATTCTGATGCTGGTGTGCGCCACGCTGCTGGTGCGCCGCCTGCGCTTGCTGGAAATGGGTGATGACAGCGCCTGTGCGCTGGGCGTCAGCGTCGAACGTTCGCGTTTAATGATGATGCTGGTGGCGGTAGTACTGACCGCCGCTGCCACCGCGCTGGCGGGACCTATCTCGTTTATTGCCCTTGTCGCACCGCATATTGCCCGTCGCCTTAGCGGCACTGCTCGCTGGGGATTAACCCAGTCAGCGCTGTGCGGCGCACTGTTACTGCTGACGGCCGATTTATGCGCCCAGCAGCTATTTTTGCCTTATCAGCTTCCGGTCGGCGTTGTCACCGTAAGCCTCGGCGGTATTTATCTTATCGTCTTGTTAATTCAGGAGTCCCGCAAAAAATGA
- the fepC gene encoding iron-enterobactin ABC transporter ATP-binding protein, which produces MTESVARLRGDQLTLGYGKFTVAENLDVSIPDGHFTAIIGPNGCGKSTLLRTLSRLMTPAHGKVWLDGEHIQHYASKEVARRIGLLAQNATTPGDITVQELVARGRYPHQPLFTRWRKEDEDAVMNAMKATGITHLAAQSVDTLSGGQRQRAWIAMVLAQETSIMLLDEPTTWLDISHQIDLLELLSELNREKGYTLAAVLHDLNQACRYATHLIALREGKIIAEGAPKEIVTPQLIEKIYGLRCMIIDDPVAGTPLVVPLGRQK; this is translated from the coding sequence ATGACCGAATCAGTAGCCCGTTTGCGTGGCGACCAGTTAACGCTAGGGTATGGCAAGTTTACCGTGGCAGAAAACCTCGACGTGTCGATCCCCGACGGTCACTTCACCGCCATTATTGGCCCCAACGGCTGCGGGAAATCAACGCTGCTACGCACATTGAGCCGTCTGATGACGCCGGCGCACGGCAAGGTGTGGCTGGATGGCGAACATATTCAACATTACGCCAGTAAAGAGGTGGCGCGCCGCATTGGCCTGCTGGCGCAAAACGCCACTACGCCGGGCGATATTACCGTACAAGAGCTTGTTGCCAGAGGCCGTTATCCGCATCAGCCGCTGTTCACCCGCTGGCGTAAAGAAGATGAAGACGCGGTGATGAACGCCATGAAAGCTACCGGGATCACCCACCTGGCAGCACAAAGCGTAGATACGCTTTCCGGCGGACAGCGCCAGCGAGCGTGGATCGCCATGGTGTTGGCGCAGGAAACGTCAATCATGCTGCTCGACGAGCCGACCACCTGGCTGGATATCAGTCATCAAATAGATCTGCTGGAACTGCTCAGCGAGTTAAACCGCGAGAAGGGCTATACGCTGGCCGCCGTGCTGCACGATCTGAACCAGGCCTGCCGTTATGCCACGCATTTAATCGCGCTTCGTGAAGGGAAGATTATTGCCGAGGGTGCGCCGAAGGAAATTGTTACGCCGCAGCTTATCGAAAAGATCTACGGACTGCGCTGCATGATTATTGACGATCCGGTGGCCGGAACGCCGCTGGTGGTGCCTCTCGGGCGTCAGAAATAA
- the wzz(fepE) gene encoding LPS O-antigen length regulator Wzz(fepE) — MSSLKIKKDNDSELAAYPQTTLSGNEIDLFNLLEILWRARNKIIATVFAFACVGFLVSFLLPQKWTSEAIVTPAEPVQWQGLENALTKLRVLDMDISVNRGDVFNLFIKKFQSPSLLEEYLRSSPYVMDQLKGADIDEMDLHRAIVRLSEKMKAVDANQGKKNETSLYTAWTLSFTAPLAEEAQAVLAGYIQFISDRVVKETLENIRNKLAIKTSFEKERLAMDRIRLKNQLDANIQRLNYSLEIANAAGIKKPVYSNGQAVKDDPDFSISLGADGIARKLEIEKSVTDVAEINGELRNRQYHVEQLLAMNVSDVKFSPFKYQLASSLPVKKDGPAKSMIVILAALLGGMVACGGVLLNYAMLSRKRDIAILGQQLV; from the coding sequence ATGTCATCATTAAAAATAAAGAAAGATAATGATTCAGAATTAGCTGCGTATCCGCAGACTACGCTAAGCGGTAATGAAATTGATTTATTCAACCTGCTCGAGATTTTGTGGCGCGCCAGGAACAAGATTATTGCTACCGTCTTCGCGTTTGCCTGTGTGGGGTTTCTGGTGTCTTTTCTGCTTCCGCAAAAATGGACCAGTGAGGCAATTGTTACCCCAGCTGAACCCGTGCAGTGGCAGGGACTTGAGAATGCGTTGACCAAGTTGCGTGTGCTGGACATGGATATTAGCGTTAACCGTGGTGATGTATTTAACCTGTTTATCAAGAAATTTCAATCGCCATCGCTGCTGGAAGAGTACCTGCGCTCTTCACCTTATGTGATGGATCAGCTGAAAGGCGCTGATATAGACGAAATGGATTTGCATCGGGCGATAGTACGCCTCAGTGAAAAAATGAAAGCGGTTGATGCAAATCAGGGTAAGAAGAATGAAACCTCGCTGTATACCGCGTGGACGCTAAGCTTTACCGCACCGCTGGCTGAAGAAGCGCAGGCCGTGCTGGCAGGGTATATCCAGTTTATTTCTGACCGTGTTGTGAAAGAAACGCTGGAGAATATTCGCAATAAACTGGCCATCAAAACCAGCTTTGAGAAAGAACGACTGGCGATGGACCGAATCAGACTGAAGAATCAATTGGATGCAAACATTCAGAGATTGAATTATTCACTCGAAATTGCGAATGCGGCTGGGATCAAAAAACCGGTTTACAGTAATGGACAAGCCGTGAAGGACGATCCTGATTTCTCTATTTCGCTGGGTGCGGATGGCATTGCGCGTAAATTAGAAATCGAAAAATCAGTAACCGATGTAGCAGAGATCAACGGTGAATTGCGTAACCGCCAGTATCACGTTGAACAGCTCTTGGCGATGAATGTCAGTGACGTCAAATTCTCACCGTTTAAATATCAACTTGCCTCGTCGCTGCCAGTGAAAAAAGACGGCCCCGCGAAATCCATGATCGTTATTCTGGCGGCGCTGTTGGGTGGAATGGTGGCGTGCGGTGGGGTTCTGCTGAATTATGCCATGCTATCGCGTAAACGTGATATTGCGATCCTTGGGCAGCAACTGGTGTGA